From Flavipsychrobacter sp., a single genomic window includes:
- a CDS encoding toxin-antitoxin system YwqK family antitoxin encodes MKNTITILVLFFLAACVQKPSVDSRVWFNSKDISIKVKDGISYVSGEKFTGIIYSLYDNGDTVFVYPYNNGKLDGVVKVWYDNGQLQEQRGYVAGRREGMQKGWYMDGTVKYIAGYKENMYHGQVQEWFPNGQLYRVFNYVNGQEEGMQKMYWDNGELRANYESKNGRKYGLTGIKNCATPWSDSLKRLFAGM; translated from the coding sequence ATGAAAAATACTATAACCATACTTGTATTGTTTTTTCTAGCTGCATGTGTACAAAAGCCGTCTGTTGATAGCCGAGTATGGTTTAATAGTAAGGATATTAGTATTAAAGTGAAAGACGGTATTAGTTATGTAAGTGGAGAAAAGTTTACAGGGATAATTTACAGTCTGTATGATAATGGTGATACCGTTTTTGTTTACCCATATAATAATGGGAAGCTAGATGGAGTGGTGAAAGTATGGTATGATAATGGGCAATTACAAGAACAAAGAGGTTATGTAGCAGGTAGGAGAGAAGGAATGCAAAAAGGATGGTATATGGACGGTACTGTTAAATATATAGCTGGCTATAAGGAGAATATGTATCATGGGCAAGTGCAGGAGTGGTTCCCTAACGGTCAGCTTTATAGGGTGTTTAACTATGTGAACGGACAGGAAGAAGGAATGCAAAAGATGTATTGGGATAATGGAGAGTTGAGAGCTAATTATGAATCAAAAAATGGAAGAAAGTATGGGCTTACGGGAATTAAAAATTGTGCCACTCCTTGGAGTGATAGCCTTAAGCGTTTGTTTGCAGGCATGTAG
- a CDS encoding RNA polymerase sigma factor, which produces MAAIMQAEELIYRIANKDRLAFKELYELFKDKVYNTCISYMQDSSEAEEVTQDVFLEVYNSANSFIGKSTVSTWIYRISVNKCIDRIRYQNRQKRRGFIASIFNKDTGELEHDPAGFEHPGVVYEHKENAAVLFNAIKQLPDNQKTAFILKQIEGLSQIEVAEIMDLSQKAVESLLQRAKSNLRKLLKDFYDSTKD; this is translated from the coding sequence TTGGCGGCAATAATGCAGGCAGAAGAGCTGATATATAGAATCGCCAATAAAGATAGATTAGCCTTTAAAGAGTTGTATGAGCTGTTTAAGGATAAGGTCTACAATACCTGCATCTCTTATATGCAGGATAGCAGTGAAGCAGAAGAGGTAACTCAAGATGTTTTTCTGGAAGTATATAATTCAGCTAATAGCTTTATTGGGAAATCCACAGTGTCTACATGGATATATCGTATATCTGTCAATAAATGTATTGATAGGATAAGATATCAAAACAGGCAAAAAAGAAGAGGGTTTATAGCAAGTATATTTAATAAAGATACAGGGGAGCTAGAACATGATCCCGCAGGGTTTGAACATCCGGGAGTCGTGTATGAGCATAAGGAAAATGCCGCGGTGCTATTTAATGCTATAAAGCAACTGCCTGACAATCAAAAAACTGCATTCATATTAAAGCAAATAGAAGGGCTGTCTCAAATAGAGGTAGCAGAGATAATGGACTTATCTCAAAAGGCAGTAGAATCGCTTCTGCAACGTGCAAAAAGCAATTTGAGAAAACTATTGAAAGATTTTTATGATTCGACGAAGGATTAA
- a CDS encoding hotdog domain-containing protein: MKLINKKICMGKDIGIHGNMFGGILMAWIDEAAAAFATEYCYTPNMVTLKVGELFFKRPIKVGNHIRVYGEVAHLGNTSITLNIDVRKHNLYSGEETIVCTTNITFVRIDDDGNPTAIGDSVKKRHEEQMLAVA; the protein is encoded by the coding sequence ATGAAGCTGATTAACAAGAAGATCTGTATGGGTAAGGACATAGGTATACACGGCAATATGTTTGGAGGTATACTGATGGCTTGGATCGATGAAGCTGCTGCTGCATTTGCAACTGAGTATTGCTATACCCCCAATATGGTAACCCTGAAAGTAGGTGAGTTGTTTTTTAAACGCCCTATAAAGGTGGGGAATCATATTAGGGTGTATGGTGAAGTGGCACATTTAGGCAATACCTCTATCACCCTAAATATTGATGTGAGAAAACACAATTTATATAGTGGTGAAGAAACTATTGTTTGTACTACAAATATCACCTTTGTACGCATAGATGACGATGGCAACCCCACGGCTATTGGGGATAGTGTCAAGAAAAGGCACGAAGAGCAAATGCTAGCTGTTGCTTAA
- a CDS encoding SCO family protein encodes MGLRELKIVPLLGVIALSVCLQACSSKEVKVPYYNTADLTPTWQNSAEVHKVQDFSFTNQEGEEVTNDAFEHKVYVANFFFTTCPGICPKMNANMKTVVEKYRSNDAVKFISHSVTPYIDSVPKLKEYADMHGINSKQWHLVTGSKGDIYRLARQSYFAENEIGFNADSTEFLHTERFVLVDKNKQIRGVYNGTVSLEMERLVTDIDLLLKE; translated from the coding sequence ATGGGCTTACGGGAATTAAAAATTGTGCCACTCCTTGGAGTGATAGCCTTAAGCGTTTGTTTGCAGGCATGTAGTAGTAAGGAAGTGAAAGTTCCTTACTACAATACGGCTGACCTTACACCTACATGGCAGAATAGTGCAGAGGTGCATAAAGTTCAAGATTTTAGCTTTACCAACCAGGAAGGAGAGGAGGTGACCAACGATGCTTTTGAGCATAAAGTGTATGTGGCCAACTTTTTCTTTACCACATGCCCTGGTATATGCCCTAAGATGAATGCCAATATGAAAACTGTTGTTGAGAAGTATAGAAGCAATGATGCTGTGAAGTTTATTTCCCATTCGGTAACGCCATATATAGATAGTGTGCCTAAACTAAAAGAGTATGCTGATATGCATGGCATAAATAGTAAACAATGGCATTTAGTAACAGGTAGCAAAGGCGATATTTATAGGTTGGCAAGGCAGTCCTATTTTGCGGAGAATGAAATAGGGTTTAATGCTGATAGTACTGAGTTTTTACACACAGAACGTTTTGTGCTAGTAGATAAAAACAAGCAGATAAGAGGTGTGTATAATGGTACAGTAAGCTTAGAAATGGAGCGTCTTGTTACTGATATAGATCTGCTCTTAAAGGAATAG
- a CDS encoding periplasmic heavy metal sensor encodes MKKENFYTIIIVALLLLNLGTLGYLWTERRQPQQVHMPPHQGQEAPLRFMADELGMSDDQFRNLRTLARKHGRSLDSIQQRINDARTSLYLLAKDSVLDTVKRNEYLKEVEANESAKHMITLAHFHDIRAMLTEEQQDKFNVFVEDMARHMAAPRQAPRGHKGPPPPLH; translated from the coding sequence ATGAAGAAAGAGAACTTTTACACTATTATCATTGTAGCATTACTTTTACTAAACTTAGGCACACTTGGCTATTTGTGGACAGAAAGAAGACAGCCACAGCAAGTGCATATGCCTCCCCACCAAGGGCAAGAAGCACCGCTTAGGTTCATGGCAGATGAATTGGGTATGAGCGATGACCAATTTAGAAACCTGAGAACCCTTGCCCGCAAACATGGGCGATCTTTAGATTCTATTCAACAACGTATCAATGATGCAAGAACAAGCTTATACCTTCTGGCTAAGGATAGTGTTTTAGATACCGTGAAAAGAAATGAATATCTAAAAGAGGTAGAAGCCAATGAGTCGGCAAAACATATGATAACACTAGCGCATTTTCATGATATAAGAGCTATGCTTACAGAGGAGCAGCAAGATAAATTCAACGTTTTTGTTGAAGATATGGCAAGGCATATGGCTGCACCAAGACAAGCACCCAGAGGGCATAAAGGTCCACCACCTCCGTTGCATTGA
- a CDS encoding Bax inhibitor-1/YccA family protein, with the protein MEDNNQYSDYTVLSGEAGTRPLSKTFMANVFLWMFAALATSSLFAFLFANNATLLSLLINPETGGMTMLGMITMFAPLGFVLLMSFGYNRLSAMAMMVIFLLYATVTGISLSFILLVYTASSVIGCFLSAAAMFGIMAVMGYTTNQDLTSFGRILRMGLIGIIIAMIINFFLGSSQLEYLISIVGVAVFTGLTAYDVQKLKYIGMGIEQDGGVAAVDVKKMAIYGALTLYLDFINLFLFLLRLFGGRRD; encoded by the coding sequence ATGGAAGATAATAATCAATACAGTGACTATACTGTTTTAAGTGGGGAGGCTGGTACTCGCCCTCTTTCCAAAACATTTATGGCAAATGTTTTTCTGTGGATGTTTGCTGCATTAGCAACTTCCTCATTGTTTGCTTTCCTGTTTGCTAATAATGCAACCCTTTTAAGCTTGCTTATTAACCCTGAGACGGGTGGTATGACTATGTTGGGGATGATAACCATGTTTGCTCCATTGGGCTTTGTATTATTGATGTCTTTTGGGTATAACAGGCTATCAGCAATGGCTATGATGGTTATATTCTTGTTATATGCCACTGTTACAGGTATTTCATTAAGTTTTATCCTGCTAGTGTATACTGCTAGCTCGGTTATAGGGTGCTTCTTGTCTGCTGCCGCTATGTTTGGAATAATGGCAGTGATGGGGTATACTACTAATCAGGACTTGACAAGCTTTGGCCGTATACTACGTATGGGGCTTATCGGTATAATTATAGCAATGATCATCAACTTCTTCTTAGGTAGCTCTCAATTAGAGTACTTAATTAGTATTGTAGGTGTTGCTGTATTTACCGGTCTTACTGCTTATGATGTACAAAAGTTGAAGTATATAGGTATGGGTATAGAACAAGATGGTGGCGTAGCTGCTGTAGATGTAAAGAAAATGGCTATCTATGGTGCACTTACTTTATACTTAGATTTCATTAACCTGTTCTTGTTCTTACTACGCCTTTTTGGTGGAAGAAGAGACTAG
- a CDS encoding YHYH protein, whose amino-acid sequence MKKAIMFPVMAIALSLLALVACNKTEENSVVPSTNATSTVDDPTDNNPTISGGVPDVYKKIYGATNISIDGDYVVITCNGLPDHKSPYYQGTQWDAAMYEAYNGSNSAFHLNPNRISQANLVFRIPLNPTEASAKRSTPMGPMGVSLNGVPFYNQYAAGGAPLTGEINSFDQYNGHPQQMGGYHYHIEPLFLTANHGKEGLMGFLLDGFPVYGPEENGQTVVSSSLDAYHGHSHATADYPDGIYHYHLSADAPYLNGDGFFGNAGTVAQ is encoded by the coding sequence ATGAAAAAGGCAATTATGTTTCCAGTTATGGCAATAGCATTAAGTCTACTAGCATTAGTAGCTTGCAATAAAACAGAGGAGAATAGTGTAGTTCCGTCAACAAATGCTACAAGTACAGTGGATGATCCAACAGATAATAACCCAACTATAAGTGGGGGAGTGCCCGATGTTTATAAAAAGATATATGGTGCTACTAATATCTCTATTGATGGTGACTATGTAGTAATTACATGCAATGGTCTGCCAGATCATAAAAGTCCTTACTATCAGGGAACACAATGGGATGCTGCCATGTATGAAGCATATAATGGAAGCAATAGCGCTTTTCATTTAAATCCCAACCGAATTAGCCAAGCAAACTTGGTGTTTAGAATACCGCTTAATCCTACGGAGGCATCTGCTAAACGTTCTACCCCGATGGGGCCTATGGGTGTGTCTCTTAATGGTGTTCCGTTTTATAATCAATATGCAGCTGGTGGAGCACCGCTAACAGGTGAGATAAATAGTTTTGACCAATATAATGGGCACCCACAACAAATGGGTGGGTATCACTATCATATAGAGCCTTTGTTTTTAACTGCTAATCATGGCAAAGAAGGATTGATGGGATTTTTACTAGATGGTTTCCCTGTATATGGTCCAGAGGAGAATGGGCAAACTGTAGTAAGCAGCTCGTTAGATGCGTATCACGGTCATAGTCATGCAACAGCCGACTACCCTGATGGTATTTATCACTATCATTTATCAGCAGATGCTCCTTACTTAAATGGTGATGGCTTTTTTGGCAATGCAGGAACTGTAGCTCAATAA
- the lepA gene encoding translation elongation factor 4, whose translation MQHIRNFCIIAHIDHGKSTLADRLLEHTKTVTDREMQSQVLDDMDLEREKGITIKSHAIQMDYVHNDETYTLNLIDTPGHVDFSYEVSRALAACEGALLLVDASQGIQAQTISNLYLALDNDLEIIPVINKIDMEGAMIEEVTDQIVDLIGCKPEEIIHASGKSGIGIEDILTAIIERVPAPKGNPDAPLQALIFDSVFNPFRGVIAYYRIINGSIHKNEKIKFYHADEEYGADEVGILKLGLAPRDVVKTGDVGYIITGIKNAKEIKVGDTITSVANPHKEAVSGFEEVKPMVFAGIFPVVTDDFEELRDCMEKLQLNDASLTFEPETSQALGFGFRCGFLGMLHMEIIQERLEREFNQTVITTVPNVSFRAYTTREKDKAITVNNPSEMIDPSKLDRAEEPFIRAQIITLPDYIGNIMSLCLNKRGILINQTYLTTTRVELVFELPLAEIVFDFYDKLKSATRGYASFDYQPLDYRESDIVKMDILLNGEKVDALSALIHRSRTQDFGRKLCSKLKELLPRQQFMIAIQAAVGAKVIARETISAMRKDVTAKCYGGDISRKRKLLEKQKAGKKRMRQIGNVEVPQEAFLAVLKLDD comes from the coding sequence ATGCAACACATTAGAAATTTCTGCATTATTGCGCACATCGACCACGGCAAGAGCACGCTGGCAGACAGACTGTTGGAACACACCAAAACAGTTACTGACAGAGAGATGCAAAGCCAGGTATTGGATGACATGGACTTGGAACGTGAGAAAGGTATCACCATCAAGAGCCATGCCATACAAATGGATTATGTTCACAACGATGAAACATATACACTTAATCTTATCGATACTCCAGGTCACGTAGATTTCTCTTATGAGGTATCTCGTGCACTGGCAGCCTGTGAGGGAGCATTACTATTAGTAGATGCCTCACAAGGGATACAAGCACAAACGATATCTAACCTTTACTTAGCACTGGATAATGATTTGGAGATCATCCCTGTTATCAATAAGATAGACATGGAGGGTGCGATGATAGAAGAGGTGACTGACCAAATAGTAGACCTTATAGGTTGCAAACCTGAGGAAATCATCCACGCTAGTGGTAAGTCGGGCATAGGTATTGAGGATATACTAACCGCTATTATAGAGCGTGTACCAGCACCAAAGGGCAACCCTGATGCTCCATTACAAGCCTTGATATTCGATAGTGTATTCAACCCATTCCGTGGTGTGATAGCCTACTACCGTATCATTAATGGTAGCATACACAAGAACGAAAAAATCAAATTCTACCATGCTGATGAGGAATATGGCGCTGATGAGGTAGGTATATTAAAATTGGGTCTTGCGCCTAGAGATGTTGTAAAAACAGGAGATGTAGGTTACATTATCACGGGCATCAAGAATGCTAAAGAAATAAAGGTGGGTGATACCATTACTTCTGTAGCCAATCCACACAAAGAAGCCGTAAGTGGTTTTGAAGAGGTAAAACCAATGGTTTTTGCGGGTATCTTCCCTGTAGTAACGGACGACTTTGAGGAACTACGTGACTGCATGGAGAAACTACAGCTGAACGATGCTTCTCTTACCTTCGAGCCGGAAACTTCTCAAGCACTGGGTTTTGGTTTCCGTTGTGGTTTCTTAGGCATGCTGCACATGGAGATCATCCAAGAGCGTTTAGAGCGTGAGTTCAACCAGACGGTAATCACTACTGTACCCAACGTAAGTTTTAGAGCATATACTACTCGTGAGAAGGACAAAGCGATTACTGTAAACAACCCGAGCGAGATGATAGACCCTAGTAAGCTAGACAGAGCTGAAGAGCCTTTCATTCGTGCACAGATCATTACCTTACCCGACTATATTGGTAATATCATGAGCCTTTGCTTGAACAAGCGAGGCATACTCATCAACCAGACTTACCTTACTACTACTCGTGTAGAACTGGTATTTGAGCTACCATTGGCAGAGATCGTATTCGACTTCTACGACAAGTTAAAATCTGCTACTCGTGGTTATGCATCGTTTGACTACCAACCACTAGACTATCGTGAGAGTGACATCGTGAAGATGGATATACTACTAAATGGTGAGAAAGTGGATGCCTTGAGTGCATTGATACACCGTAGTCGTACACAAGACTTTGGTCGTAAGCTATGCTCTAAACTAAAAGAGCTACTACCACGTCAACAGTTCATGATCGCGATACAAGCGGCGGTAGGTGCTAAAGTTATAGCTCGTGAAACCATCTCTGCTATGCGTAAGGATGTAACAGCTAAGTGTTATGGTGGTGACATTAGCCGTAAACGTAAGCTACTAGAAAAGCAAAAAGCCGGTAAGAAGCGTATGCGTCAGATAGGTAATGTGGAAGTACCTCAAGAAGCCTTCCTTGCAGTATTGAAGCTAGACGATTAA